AGGCAGCTCTACACCTGCCCCACACGCATCTACGCGACTACGCCGTGGACTGCGGCAGGACATTCACGGACGGCAGGGGCGCCGCGTGCCCGTCCTGCGGCGACGAGATGACGGCCGTCGCGCGCTACGTGCCGCCGTGCCCCGGGTCCTCCACGGCCGGCGCGTCGGGGTTCGTGGCCGCGACGTCGAGGTACGTCGTGACGGACGACCTGAGCGTGTTTCCCGCGCCGACTTCGGCCGCCTCCGGCGTCGCGGTTTTTAGGGACCTGGGCGTCCGGAACGTCGGCGCGCTCCGGCAGATGGATGTGCAGCTTGGGCGCAAGGAGGTCGGTCAAAATAGAGCTGACATTGATTAATCCATTCTGTCCTTCAGCATTTTATCACAGTTACTCTTCTTTTTGCAACCGTAGGGTAAAGAGATCCTGAAGGCGTCGCTGCAGTCCAAGACGGTGCTCACCGACGTTTACCTTCGCCGGAGAACTGCACCCGGAGGCGAACGTACCCACCCGACACTGGAGTATGCGAATGCTACCCCGGGTCGTCTCTACAGCTACAGCTGATGTACGGTGCCTGAAGCTAGTGGTTATATGTAATGCCGTAATGGTTAATTCTGTAGTTCTAGCTGCAGGGAGCTGAGGTGCACACAGCACACTCTTGTTTTGAATGTCCTGAATATATGTACAGTATGTCGTTAGGCTTATGTTTTTTGTTGGTACGAGCAGATCACGCTGACGATTTGATGCCATGGTCTGGTTCTGTATCCCCAAATTTGCTTAAGCTCTCTGTAAGGCGCTCTAACCACAGCTTCGTTAAAATCACCTGAAGAATGGAGTTTGTTCCAAATCAGTTCTGAACTTCTCGTCATCCAATGCTGAATGCAAGATTGTTAAAAAAAGGTTTCATGTGTGGAACCGTACAAAACCGGCAGGAAGTAGGCTATAGTTCAGTTCTGTTCTTTCCTTGTTTTAGTTGCAAAACGAGACACCGAGCTAGCAAAAAAGTTGCGCAGAGTTTGTTAGCATATCCAGATATCCATCTCGATAAGACTCCCGTCCGGATTAAATGACTTGGTGTTGGACTTCAATCGATACTGACTATACAAAATCAGCGTATTTGGCCCAATTTCGCAGTTCTTTTGACACCCAGAACATCAGCATAATCAGTATCTTCCAACAATGaagaaacatacacacaatTTACAAGCTTGATCAAGAAACTGGTGTACATATGTATTACTAGTACAATTAATATACATTCTCCCTGTGTTTTCTCAATCAATTAGTGGCACGAACTTTTCGTAGAGTAAATCTACCAAAACAAACTGCGAACGAAGACAAAATCCTTTACAATGTGGGTTAATCAATCAATCGAGGAACAGGGGAAAAAACAACAATCCATACGGACGAAACGAAAAGACGCGCGCATGCTGGGTTTCAAAATCATCTGAGCGTCAAGATGTGGAGGTTGATGAGCACGGGCGTGACGAGGACGATgacgatggcgatgccgccgaGGACGGCGAAGCACATCCACTTGCGGctgtccttctggatctcgtgcGCCGTCTCGAGCTCGACGGTGCCCCTGCGCACGAAGGAGCTGGCGTGCGCGACGTGGCTCTCGATGTCGTTGAGCTGGTGGCCCTGCGCCTCGACGAGCGCCGCCATGTCGAGGAACACCTGGTGCAGGTCCATGAGGCTGCGCTCGATCTCCTTCACGGCGTCGTGCCGCTCCTGGATCTCCGAGATGGTGTCCATCACCTGCCCGCGCCCTTGGTCCTGGATCGCCTTCTGCATGAACGACTCGCTCTCCCCGGACGAGATGAGCGACTCGATCGTGCTCTCCTCCGCGTGCTCCCCCGTCACCGTGTAGTACCGCCGCGCCACCGTCTCCTTGTactccgccgccatcctcgtcCTCAGCCCCTGCGCCCCCCATTCACATTCTTCATGTCCTTGAGCAAATTGCAAGCATTGGATATATGGGTTATAATAACGGGTACCTGGAAGTCGTCCATGATGTCCTTGAGCTTCTTGCCgaggccggcgacgacggAGGTGCGGGTGCGGTCGGTGGAGGAGCCGGGGCCGCAGCCGGGGGCCTTGCGGGAGTTGGCGTTGTCCTTGTCGAGCGCCTCGAGCTTGGCCTTGACGGCCTTGGCGCGCTTCAGCACCTGCTCCACGTCGCCGTCCATGCGGGAGCGGAGGGACTTGATGGCGCGGGCCTCGTGCGCCGTCTTGGTCTCCTCGTTCGTCGACTGCAGCCGCTTGTACAGGGTCTCGAAGCCGCGCATGTCCTCCTtcaccgcctccacctcctcgaaGAACATGTCCAGGTTCGCCAcgctctcgccgccggcctccatgtcgccgccgcccgcacccTGCGGGCTCG
This is a stretch of genomic DNA from Brachypodium distachyon strain Bd21 chromosome 1, Brachypodium_distachyon_v3.0, whole genome shotgun sequence. It encodes these proteins:
- the LOC100826207 gene encoding syntaxin-124, whose translation is MNDLFSTSSFKKYADASPQGAGGGDMEAGGESVANLDMFFEEVEAVKEDMRGFETLYKRLQSTNEETKTAHEARAIKSLRSRMDGDVEQVLKRAKAVKAKLEALDKDNANSRKAPGCGPGSSTDRTRTSVVAGLGKKLKDIMDDFQGLRTRMAAEYKETVARRYYTVTGEHAEESTIESLISSGESESFMQKAIQDQGRGQVMDTISEIQERHDAVKEIERSLMDLHQVFLDMAALVEAQGHQLNDIESHVAHASSFVRRGTVELETAHEIQKDSRKWMCFAVLGGIAIVIVLVTPVLINLHILTLR